The Puntigrus tetrazona isolate hp1 chromosome 19, ASM1883169v1, whole genome shotgun sequence genome has a segment encoding these proteins:
- the LOC122323766 gene encoding ubiquitin carboxyl-terminal hydrolase 29-like, with protein sequence MADPQAAAILEDAAGDQTVPEDCVLGVLASMTARSNSLPQAEILEHTECSSEREQIEIEELHTEDGAQLADVVATASPTNINHLGFPNLGNTCYMNAVLQCLLSVSPFRKDILTQRERWNEGSAMLRALSDLHMTRLMGNDKQLKTKLLSSVKACIETRHPDFLGDHKQDAHEFLLVCLSHLKEEGEFLRSCWPTYTCPVANMEFQLNRLLTCNSCGFQRSFTEDSNYLSLVISPQRSLTHSLEQYFKTSSLDCSCSECAGATASEALELVTCPRILVLLVMRFDITSSMKKLKDKLEVPQEFSLSCSTGGRIRQQDTV encoded by the exons ATGGCTGACCCTCAGGCTGCAGCCATTCTTGAAG ATGCAGCTGGTGATCAGACTGTCCCTGAAGACTG CGTCCTCGGAGTGCTAGCCAGTATGACAGCCCGGTCAAACAGTCTGCCCCAGGCTGAAATACTGGAACACACAGAGTGCAGTTCTGAGCGGGAGCAGATTGAGATCGAGGAGCTGCACACGGAGGATGGTGCTCAACTGGCTGATGTTGTAGCAACAGCATCACCAACCAACATCAATCACTTGgg TTTTCCCAATTTAGGAAACACTTGCTACATGAACGCCGTGTTGCAGTGCCTCCTCAGCGTTTCCCCCTTCAGAAAGGATATACTTACCCAGAGAGAACGGTGGAACGAGGGAAGCGCAATGCTCAG GGCGCTTAGTGACCTGCATATGACCAGGCTGATGGGCAACgacaaacagctgaaaacaaaGCTCTTGTCCAGTGTGAAGGCCTGCATTGAAACTCGCCATCCAGACTTTTTGGGAGACCATAAACAA GACGCCCATGAGTTCTTGCTGGTTTGCCTGTCTCACCTTAAAGAGGAGGGCGAGTTTCTGCGAAGCTGCTGGCCCACATACACCTGCCCAGTAGCTAACATGGAGTTTCAGCTCAACCGCCTTCTCACCTGCAACAG CTGTGGTTTCCAGAGGAGCTTTACAGAGGATTCCAACTACCTCTCTCTGGTGATCAGTCCTCAAAGAAGCCTCACTCACAGCCTGGAGCAGTACTTCAAA ACATCTTCGTTGGACTGCTCATGCAGTGAGTGTGCTGGCGCGACAGCTTCTGAGGCCCTGGAATTAGTTACCTGTCCACG GATCCTGGTGCTTCTGGTGATGCGTTTTGACATAACATCGTCAATGAAGAAGCTGAAAGATAAACTGGAAGTTCCACAAGAGTTTTCACTGTCCTGTAGTACAG GTGGAAGAATCAGACAGCAGGACACTGTATAA